Proteins from one Sulfurovum sp. TSL1 genomic window:
- the murA gene encoding UDP-N-acetylglucosamine 1-carboxyvinyltransferase — MDYLEIVGGRKLSGHVTISGAKNAALPIIAATILSDKEVTLTNLPNVVDIRTLLKLLTMLGGHVEHDKTVAKINNGSITSTKAVYEIVSQMRASILVLGPLLARFGECEVSLPGGCAIGQRPIDLHLQALEEMGAHIEIKGGYVRAEAPNGLRGAKIIFDKITVGGTENIVMAAALAKGTTTIINAAKEPEVVQLCEMIRDAGVKIEGIGTDELIIEGTDRQPLDFKTVEIIPDRIEAGTYLCAGAITHSSITLHNVNHKHIRASIDKLEHMGCTFDLGDDTITIHPASNLKPVNLITIEYPGFPTDMQAQFMALAVMAKGESLIEERLFENRFMHVSELNRLGADIWLKGSTAAVKGVDKLYGADVMATDLRASSALVLAALVAEGTTNVRRIYHLDRGYDDLEGKLAALGADIIRKKESK, encoded by the coding sequence ATGGATTATTTAGAGATAGTAGGCGGTAGAAAGTTAAGCGGACATGTAACGATCAGTGGTGCTAAAAATGCTGCCCTTCCTATCATTGCAGCGACTATACTCAGTGACAAAGAGGTCACATTGACAAACCTTCCAAATGTGGTAGATATCCGCACACTTCTTAAATTGCTAACGATGCTTGGCGGTCACGTTGAACATGACAAAACGGTAGCAAAGATCAACAATGGCTCGATCACTTCCACAAAAGCAGTCTATGAAATCGTTTCTCAGATGAGAGCATCTATTTTGGTTTTGGGTCCCCTGCTTGCAAGATTCGGTGAATGTGAAGTGAGTCTGCCTGGCGGATGTGCTATCGGGCAACGTCCTATTGACCTTCACCTCCAAGCGCTCGAAGAGATGGGTGCACACATAGAGATCAAAGGTGGGTATGTGCGTGCGGAAGCACCCAATGGACTTAGAGGTGCAAAGATCATCTTTGACAAGATCACTGTGGGCGGTACGGAAAACATCGTAATGGCGGCAGCCTTGGCCAAAGGGACCACCACGATCATCAATGCAGCAAAAGAGCCTGAAGTGGTACAACTCTGTGAGATGATACGCGACGCTGGGGTAAAGATAGAAGGTATAGGCACGGATGAACTGATCATAGAAGGAACAGACAGACAGCCACTTGACTTTAAAACGGTAGAGATCATCCCCGATCGTATAGAAGCAGGAACCTACCTTTGTGCAGGAGCTATCACGCATTCGAGTATTACCCTCCACAACGTAAACCATAAACATATACGTGCTTCTATCGACAAACTGGAACACATGGGTTGTACCTTCGATCTTGGAGATGATACTATTACCATCCATCCTGCTTCAAATCTCAAACCTGTGAATCTCATCACCATAGAGTATCCGGGATTCCCTACAGACATGCAGGCACAGTTCATGGCACTTGCAGTCATGGCTAAGGGAGAAAGTCTGATAGAGGAACGTCTCTTTGAAAACCGTTTTATGCATGTGAGTGAACTGAACCGTCTGGGTGCAGATATCTGGCTCAAAGGGAGTACAGCAGCGGTAAAAGGTGTGGACAAGCTCTATGGAGCCGATGTCATGGCAACAGACCTCAGAGCCTCTTCAGCACTTGTTCTGGCTGCACTGGTTGCAGAAGGTACAACGAACGTAAGACGTATCTATCACTTAGACCGCGGGTATGATGACCTGGAAGGAAAACTTGCTGCACTGGGGGCAGATATCATCAGAAAAAAAGAGAGCAAGTAG
- a CDS encoding ATP-dependent helicase has product MPLSSLNDEQLSAATAPLGHNLIIASAGTGKTSTIVGRIAHLLHQGTEPSKILLLTFTNKAAGEMIARLERYFPKKIVSKIESGTFHAVSYRWLKEIYPNLALKQPSELKTLFRSIYEKRNFERMNLSMQPFSATYLYEMYSLYQNASLEGFDTWFLEKYPEHEPVMDIYTDITQEFEKEKIDYGFASFNDLLLRMKNHLEENTIAFEEVLVDEYQDTNTLQSALIDVLKPKSLFCVGDYDQSIYAFNGANIENIATYSERYKDAKVFTLKTNYRSTAPILSLANRVIERNERIYPKKLEVGRDVKSYPPKLLMYNDLFEQYQSIAEGIKRTHVPNDQIAVIFRNNSSADGVEASLREYGIPCKRKGGTSFFDTKEIKFLLDLLALLVNPKDMMAFIHVFEYARGVGSALSKEFFQSFLHFGQGNFMQGVLYPKVHDLPKLNPNKNVQLGLFDDDQEIGSAARFKHMDLDSALYNHPLLKHAKLTNDGMAFFKDFYMLMKSVHSLEKPSEILKKIIASKLYVGIIELLATQRGRLKSGEVDEEKKKQAKERIQRKAHLLLDLSRQYAELRRFVNAMVLGGNELSEGEGINLLTVHASKGLEFPEVYVIDLVDGRFPNRKMMSSIEEERRLFYVAVTRAKDRLYLSLAKFDRVKKIDYKPSQFLHEAGLIKGEFVEPEPKGKKEKKETKEPAV; this is encoded by the coding sequence TTGCCTTTATCCTCTCTTAATGACGAGCAGCTTAGCGCTGCTACGGCACCTTTAGGACACAATCTTATCATTGCCAGTGCCGGTACGGGAAAAACCTCCACCATTGTAGGGCGTATCGCACATCTTTTACACCAGGGTACTGAACCTTCCAAGATATTGCTTTTAACTTTTACCAATAAAGCAGCAGGAGAGATGATCGCACGGCTTGAACGCTATTTTCCTAAAAAGATCGTATCGAAGATAGAATCCGGGACTTTCCATGCAGTCTCGTACCGCTGGCTCAAAGAGATCTATCCGAATTTGGCACTGAAACAGCCTTCTGAGCTCAAAACATTGTTTAGAAGCATCTATGAAAAACGCAATTTTGAGCGTATGAACCTAAGCATGCAGCCTTTTTCAGCCACTTACCTCTATGAGATGTACTCCTTGTATCAAAATGCATCGCTAGAAGGCTTTGATACATGGTTTTTGGAAAAATACCCTGAACATGAACCTGTCATGGATATCTATACGGATATCACTCAGGAGTTTGAAAAAGAGAAGATAGACTACGGATTTGCTTCTTTCAATGATCTGCTGCTTCGGATGAAAAACCATTTGGAAGAGAATACTATAGCTTTTGAAGAGGTACTGGTGGATGAGTATCAGGATACCAACACCCTTCAAAGTGCTCTTATCGATGTACTGAAACCAAAATCTCTCTTTTGTGTAGGGGATTATGACCAGAGTATCTATGCATTCAATGGGGCCAATATCGAGAATATTGCAACGTATTCAGAACGTTATAAAGATGCCAAGGTCTTTACGCTGAAAACAAACTATCGTTCGACAGCTCCCATACTCTCTTTGGCAAACCGTGTCATAGAAAGAAATGAACGTATCTACCCCAAAAAACTGGAAGTGGGACGTGATGTGAAGAGCTATCCGCCCAAACTCTTGATGTACAATGATCTTTTTGAACAGTACCAGTCCATTGCAGAGGGGATCAAACGTACCCATGTGCCCAATGACCAGATAGCTGTTATTTTCAGGAACAACTCTTCAGCAGATGGGGTTGAAGCGAGTCTGCGTGAGTACGGTATACCCTGTAAGCGTAAAGGCGGGACCAGTTTTTTTGATACAAAAGAGATCAAGTTTTTACTGGACCTTTTGGCGCTGCTGGTCAATCCGAAAGATATGATGGCATTCATTCATGTGTTTGAATATGCAAGAGGTGTAGGGTCAGCACTCTCCAAAGAGTTTTTCCAGTCCTTCCTGCATTTTGGGCAGGGAAATTTTATGCAGGGGGTACTCTACCCAAAGGTGCATGATCTGCCGAAGCTGAACCCTAACAAAAATGTGCAGTTGGGACTCTTTGATGATGACCAGGAGATAGGATCTGCTGCGAGATTTAAACATATGGACCTAGATAGTGCACTCTATAACCATCCATTGCTTAAACATGCAAAACTTACAAATGACGGTATGGCGTTTTTCAAAGACTTTTATATGCTGATGAAGTCTGTACACAGTCTGGAGAAACCCTCTGAAATCTTAAAGAAAATTATCGCTTCGAAACTCTATGTAGGGATCATAGAACTCCTGGCAACGCAAAGAGGACGTCTCAAATCCGGTGAAGTCGATGAAGAGAAAAAGAAACAGGCGAAAGAGCGTATACAGAGAAAAGCACATCTACTGCTGGACCTTTCACGGCAATATGCAGAGTTGCGACGTTTTGTAAATGCCATGGTACTGGGTGGAAATGAACTCAGTGAAGGTGAGGGGATCAATCTCCTCACCGTCCATGCCAGCAAAGGCCTGGAGTTTCCCGAAGTCTATGTCATTGACCTGGTAGACGGAAGATTCCCGAACAGAAAGATGATGTCCAGTATCGAAGAGGAACGTCGATTGTTCTATGTTGCCGTGACACGTGCTAAAGACAGACTTTATCTCTCTTTGGCAAAATTTGACAGAGTGAAAAAAATAGACTACAAACCTTCACAGTTCCTGCATGAAGCAGGGCTGATCAAAGGGGAATTTGTAGAACCTGAGCCTAAAGGGAAAAAAGAGAAGAAAGAGACGAAAGAACCTGCGGTTTAG
- a CDS encoding NYN domain-containing protein, giving the protein MAKSKKEDHIALFIDCDNISHRSIEGIINELSKYGVVNIRQAYGNWTKDNLKNWEDKLLEFAIKPIQQFDYSKNKNATDILMTIDAIDLLHTKDIDAFAFATSDSDFTPVVMRVQNEGIRVYGFGEKKTPKPFMAACSQFIFTEKLMTNSSTHSTESVDVMQTPVRQSGKEMRQDTWLVNVLRTAVEQTMDEDGWANLADIGQYINNSTSFSPINFGYKKLSNLIDEIDLFDIYVDESTKQMSIRDKRYH; this is encoded by the coding sequence ATGGCAAAAAGTAAAAAAGAAGATCACATCGCATTGTTTATAGACTGTGACAATATATCACACCGTTCCATAGAAGGTATTATCAATGAGCTGAGTAAATACGGAGTTGTAAACATTCGTCAAGCCTATGGTAACTGGACAAAAGACAACCTCAAGAACTGGGAAGACAAACTGTTGGAGTTTGCCATTAAACCCATACAACAGTTTGACTATTCTAAAAATAAAAATGCCACAGATATTCTCATGACGATAGATGCCATAGATCTGCTTCACACCAAAGACATTGATGCTTTTGCATTTGCTACGAGTGATTCTGACTTTACACCTGTCGTCATGCGTGTACAAAATGAAGGTATCAGGGTCTATGGTTTTGGAGAGAAGAAAACACCCAAGCCTTTTATGGCAGCATGTTCACAGTTCATCTTTACTGAAAAGCTTATGACCAACAGTAGTACCCATAGTACCGAGAGCGTTGATGTGATGCAGACACCTGTACGTCAATCCGGTAAAGAGATGCGGCAGGATACCTGGCTGGTCAATGTGCTAAGAACAGCGGTTGAACAGACCATGGATGAGGATGGATGGGCAAATCTTGCTGATATAGGCCAATATATCAATAACTCCACCTCCTTTTCACCTATCAACTTCGGATACAAAAAACTCAGCAATCTGATAGATGAGATCGACCTGTTTGATATCTATGTGGATGAAAGCACCAAACAGATGAGCATCAGAGATAAAAGATACCACTAA
- the rsmD gene encoding 16S rRNA (guanine(966)-N(2))-methyltransferase RsmD — MQNRAKEKIKIFTTTITAGAHKGKKIEIPDIFTTRSSKGILKESLFNTLQFDIIDKNFVEVFAGSGSIGLEALSRGAGQCYFMEYNSTAFRCLEGNVKRVDPSKCHLFYGDSFEKFSTVYDIVKQSKEKTYFYFDPPFSTRDGMDDVYDKTIALIESIEPEVAEMVIVEHMSNLDMPDKIGALALMKRKKFGRSTMTYYKPKD, encoded by the coding sequence ATGCAGAATCGTGCAAAAGAAAAAATTAAAATATTTACAACGACCATCACTGCAGGTGCACATAAAGGCAAAAAAATAGAGATACCCGATATCTTTACAACACGCAGCTCAAAAGGTATCTTAAAAGAGTCCCTTTTTAATACCTTACAATTTGATATTATCGACAAAAATTTTGTTGAAGTCTTTGCAGGTTCAGGTTCCATAGGGCTGGAAGCTTTAAGCCGTGGTGCAGGACAATGTTATTTTATGGAGTACAACAGCACAGCGTTTCGTTGTCTGGAAGGCAATGTTAAACGTGTCGATCCCTCTAAATGTCATCTTTTCTATGGTGACAGTTTTGAAAAGTTCTCTACTGTCTATGATATCGTCAAGCAGAGCAAGGAAAAGACCTATTTTTACTTTGATCCACCGTTCTCTACCCGTGATGGTATGGATGATGTCTATGATAAGACCATTGCACTCATAGAAAGCATTGAGCCTGAAGTGGCTGAAATGGTCATTGTGGAGCATATGTCCAACCTGGATATGCCTGACAAGATCGGTGCATTGGCATTGATGAAACGCAAAAAGTTTGGCCGAAGCACTATGACCTATTACAAACCAAAGGATTGA
- a CDS encoding SH3 domain-containing protein — protein MYRKLTLLLLLFGSFSSVQAEYLLQESKRIKSKIDHLPKNRVADMKKIPQDPAYYADQIKPFSKDKQKEFDDKFNEKYFEPWSLSALDIPEKDFGWEIRFITKKPIYKAKGTIIPPSVYNKWIENADYDHIDTKKYKAITVRRTNVKALPTSSSFFRDPKKTGEGFPFDYNQNSALHINVPLFISHFSKDKRWAFVRASYSFGWVKTTDLALVSSDFIKTFKNGTYAMVIKDDLRLYNGSKDVSIVKLGALFPISEDQKYMVASRDAKGRAHIEKIKVNNPTIIAKKPLPFTARNVGMLAKEFYGEPYGWGGSYECRDCSATTRDFLGAFGIFLRRNSSKQAEDGENISIKGLSKAIKKKKIIKDAEPFRSLLYVPGHVVLYLGEYKGEPVIMHTYWGIRKKDLTKLITARTIITSTEPGKERADIREESKLINTLQTIVNF, from the coding sequence ATGTATCGAAAACTAACCCTTCTTCTCCTACTTTTTGGCTCCTTTTCCAGTGTACAGGCAGAGTACCTGCTTCAAGAGAGTAAACGGATAAAGAGTAAAATAGACCATCTGCCTAAAAACAGAGTAGCCGATATGAAGAAGATCCCTCAGGACCCTGCATATTATGCGGATCAGATCAAACCTTTTTCCAAAGACAAACAAAAAGAATTCGATGACAAATTTAACGAAAAATACTTTGAACCATGGAGTTTAAGTGCACTGGATATCCCTGAAAAAGACTTTGGCTGGGAGATCAGATTTATCACAAAAAAGCCCATCTATAAAGCAAAAGGTACCATCATCCCGCCTTCAGTCTATAACAAATGGATAGAGAATGCAGATTACGACCATATTGATACAAAAAAATATAAAGCCATTACCGTACGCCGTACCAATGTCAAGGCGCTTCCGACTTCCTCTTCATTCTTTAGAGACCCTAAAAAAACGGGTGAAGGATTTCCTTTTGACTATAACCAGAATTCTGCGCTGCACATTAATGTGCCTCTTTTCATCTCCCATTTTTCCAAAGATAAACGATGGGCTTTTGTCAGAGCATCATACTCTTTTGGTTGGGTTAAAACTACCGATCTGGCACTGGTAAGTTCTGATTTCATCAAAACGTTTAAAAATGGTACGTATGCCATGGTGATCAAAGACGATCTCCGTCTTTACAATGGCTCTAAAGATGTCTCCATTGTTAAACTGGGTGCCCTCTTCCCCATCTCTGAAGACCAAAAGTATATGGTAGCTTCACGCGATGCCAAAGGACGGGCCCATATTGAAAAGATCAAAGTAAATAATCCGACCATCATTGCAAAAAAACCGCTGCCTTTTACTGCCAGGAATGTAGGCATGCTGGCCAAAGAGTTTTATGGCGAGCCCTATGGCTGGGGTGGAAGTTATGAGTGTCGTGACTGCTCTGCAACCACCAGGGATTTTTTAGGGGCATTTGGCATCTTCCTTCGTAGAAACTCCAGTAAACAGGCTGAGGATGGAGAAAATATCTCTATAAAGGGTCTTTCAAAAGCTATAAAAAAGAAGAAGATCATCAAAGATGCTGAGCCTTTTAGATCCTTACTCTATGTACCTGGACATGTCGTACTCTATCTGGGTGAGTATAAAGGGGAGCCCGTTATTATGCATACCTACTGGGGGATACGCAAAAAAGACCTTACCAAACTCATCACTGCCCGTACTATCATTACCAGTACTGAACCTGGGAAAGAACGTGCGGATATCAGAGAAGAGAGTAAGTTGATCAATACCCTTCAGACCATAGTCAATTTTTAA
- a CDS encoding DUF2062 domain-containing protein encodes MIRKVFKKKPAGNNKIDVFLEKYNLPKAYFAVNRRMVTRGMAVGLFWGFIPMPMQMLAVIATTPFIRFNVPIAISMVWLSNPFTMPPMYYMEYLTGNFILGREGLEDIELTMSWFSEHFDDILVPLYVGTAFYSVVVTGIIYVILNRLWVKSVHTENKERKRKRRKKDSKRSQPPKV; translated from the coding sequence ATGATACGAAAAGTTTTTAAAAAAAAGCCTGCCGGGAACAATAAAATAGATGTATTTTTAGAAAAATACAATTTACCCAAAGCTTATTTTGCTGTAAACAGACGGATGGTGACCAGAGGTATGGCTGTAGGACTTTTTTGGGGCTTTATCCCCATGCCTATGCAGATGCTGGCTGTCATAGCGACCACGCCCTTTATCCGATTTAATGTGCCCATAGCGATCTCAATGGTTTGGCTAAGCAATCCTTTTACCATGCCTCCTATGTATTATATGGAATACCTTACAGGAAACTTCATACTGGGACGTGAAGGTCTTGAAGATATAGAGTTGACCATGTCATGGTTCAGTGAACATTTTGATGATATACTGGTGCCACTCTATGTAGGGACTGCATTTTACTCTGTCGTTGTTACAGGGATCATCTATGTCATACTGAACAGGCTCTGGGTGAAGTCCGTACATACTGAAAACAAAGAGAGAAAACGAAAAAGACGCAAAAAAGACAGTAAAAGATCCCAACCTCCAAAAGTTTAA
- a CDS encoding ribose-phosphate pyrophosphokinase, translating to MSGYMIFSGTSNPELAEEIASYLEMPLSKANINRFSDGEISVQISESVRGKDVFIIQPTSAPANSNLMELLIMTDALKRSSAKSITAVVPYYGYARQDRKAAPRVPISAKLVANLMETSGITRMVTVDLHASQIQGFFDIPVDNLYGAILFMDYIRAKNFENPVIASPDIGGVARARYFANKLGLDMVIVDKRREKANESEVMNIIGNVEGKDVILIDDMVDTAGTMVKAASALKKLGATSVMACCTHPVLSGPAYERIEEGDLDELVVANTIPMAKPSKKIKMLSTASMLGEVIRRVHNNESVNSLFETN from the coding sequence ATGAGCGGATATATGATTTTTTCCGGAACATCAAACCCTGAACTCGCTGAAGAGATAGCATCTTACCTGGAAATGCCTCTTTCCAAGGCAAATATTAACCGTTTTTCTGATGGTGAGATCTCTGTACAGATCTCAGAAAGTGTACGTGGTAAAGATGTATTCATTATCCAGCCTACATCTGCCCCTGCCAACAGTAATCTCATGGAGCTTCTTATTATGACAGATGCCCTGAAGCGTTCTTCTGCGAAGTCTATTACGGCTGTTGTACCTTATTACGGTTATGCAAGACAAGATAGAAAAGCTGCACCAAGAGTACCTATTTCAGCAAAGCTTGTAGCAAACCTTATGGAGACCTCGGGTATCACACGTATGGTCACTGTGGACCTTCATGCTTCCCAGATACAAGGATTCTTTGATATCCCTGTAGACAACCTGTACGGTGCTATTTTATTTATGGACTACATTAGAGCAAAAAACTTTGAAAACCCTGTGATCGCTTCTCCGGATATAGGCGGTGTGGCAAGAGCGAGATATTTTGCCAATAAACTGGGCCTGGATATGGTGATCGTTGATAAGAGACGTGAAAAAGCCAATGAGAGCGAAGTGATGAATATCATTGGTAATGTAGAAGGTAAAGATGTGATCCTCATCGATGATATGGTCGATACCGCCGGAACGATGGTGAAAGCTGCATCGGCACTTAAAAAACTCGGTGCGACTTCGGTCATGGCATGCTGTACGCACCCTGTACTTTCAGGTCCTGCCTATGAGCGTATCGAAGAAGGGGACCTTGATGAACTAGTGGTTGCCAATACGATCCCTATGGCAAAACCGTCTAAAAAGATCAAAATGCTTTCAACAGCATCTATGCTGGGTGAAGTGATCCGTAGAGTACATAACAACGAGAGTGTAAACTCTTTATTTGAAACAAACTAG
- the lepA gene encoding translation elongation factor 4, with product MAKPIPQSRIRNFSIIAHIDHGKSTLADRIIQECGAVTDRQMSAQVMDTMDIEKERGITIKAQSVRLDYVKDGEHYILNLIDTPGHVDFSYEVSRSLASSEGALLIVDAAQGVEAQTIANVYIAIDNNLELLPVVNKIDLPAADPDRVLAELEEAIGIDATEHNLVSAKTGVGVKDLIDSIVDRVPAPSGDENAPTKALIYDSWFDNYMGALALVRVFDGSIKKGQIVKVMGTKDEHQVLSMMYPNPIANIKTDEIRTGEIGIVVMGLKTVDGLQVGDTITDSKNPTAEIIHGFEPAKPFVFAGIYPIETDKFEDLRDALNKLKLNDSSLSFEPESSMALGSGFRTGFLGMLHMEVVKERLEREFNLELIATAPTVVYKVKLTNGDEIEIQNPSELPEPQKIDTIYEPYVKATILTPQEYVGNLIKLLNDRRGIQIKMDYLNETRVLMEYDIPMNEIVMDFYDKLKSMTKGYASFDYEPVGFREGNLVKLDIKVAGEVVDSLSIIVPEEKARTRGLAFVAQLKELIPRQLFEVAIQASIGNNVIARSNVKSMGKNVTAKCYGGDITRKRKLLEKQKAGKKRMKSIGSVEVPQEAFMAVLKLDT from the coding sequence ATGGCTAAGCCAATACCTCAATCACGCATACGTAATTTTTCGATTATCGCACATATCGATCATGGGAAGTCAACATTGGCTGACCGTATCATACAAGAGTGTGGTGCTGTAACAGACAGACAAATGTCTGCACAGGTTATGGATACTATGGACATTGAAAAAGAGCGTGGCATTACCATTAAGGCACAATCTGTGCGTCTTGACTATGTCAAAGATGGAGAACACTACATCCTTAACCTTATAGACACTCCGGGTCACGTAGATTTTTCTTATGAAGTAAGCCGTTCTCTCGCTTCTTCTGAGGGTGCATTGCTCATTGTAGATGCTGCACAAGGAGTAGAGGCACAAACTATAGCCAACGTCTATATTGCTATAGATAATAATTTGGAACTTTTACCTGTAGTAAACAAGATAGATCTTCCAGCAGCTGATCCTGACAGAGTACTCGCGGAGCTTGAGGAAGCTATAGGCATAGATGCTACCGAACACAACCTTGTTTCCGCTAAAACAGGAGTAGGAGTTAAAGACCTCATAGACTCTATAGTGGACCGTGTTCCTGCACCATCAGGTGATGAAAATGCACCAACCAAAGCACTTATTTATGACTCTTGGTTTGACAACTATATGGGTGCACTGGCACTAGTTCGTGTCTTTGATGGAAGTATCAAAAAAGGACAGATTGTCAAGGTAATGGGAACCAAAGATGAGCATCAAGTTCTTAGTATGATGTATCCAAATCCCATAGCAAATATAAAAACCGATGAGATACGTACAGGTGAGATAGGTATCGTGGTCATGGGGCTTAAAACTGTAGATGGTCTTCAAGTTGGAGACACCATTACAGATTCTAAAAACCCTACAGCAGAAATTATCCATGGTTTTGAACCAGCTAAACCTTTTGTCTTTGCGGGTATCTACCCTATAGAGACCGATAAGTTTGAAGACCTGCGTGATGCACTGAACAAACTCAAACTCAACGACTCCTCTTTGAGCTTTGAACCGGAAAGTTCTATGGCACTGGGCTCTGGATTTAGAACAGGTTTCCTGGGCATGTTGCACATGGAAGTAGTGAAAGAGCGTTTAGAACGTGAATTTAATTTGGAACTCATTGCTACTGCACCTACTGTTGTTTATAAAGTAAAGCTAACAAATGGAGATGAAATAGAGATACAAAATCCAAGTGAGCTTCCTGAACCACAGAAGATAGATACGATCTATGAACCATATGTAAAAGCGACTATACTGACACCTCAAGAGTATGTTGGTAACCTTATCAAGCTACTTAACGATCGTCGTGGTATTCAGATCAAGATGGATTACCTTAATGAAACGCGTGTACTCATGGAATATGACATCCCTATGAATGAGATAGTGATGGATTTTTACGATAAACTGAAGTCTATGACGAAGGGATATGCGAGTTTTGATTATGAACCTGTGGGCTTTAGAGAGGGTAACCTTGTAAAACTTGACATTAAAGTGGCTGGAGAGGTTGTAGATTCCTTGTCTATTATTGTTCCTGAAGAGAAAGCTAGAACACGTGGACTTGCTTTTGTTGCGCAACTAAAAGAGCTTATCCCGAGACAACTTTTTGAAGTGGCTATTCAAGCGAGTATCGGAAACAATGTCATCGCCCGTTCTAACGTGAAATCTATGGGTAAAAACGTGACGGCAAAATGTTACGGTGGAGATATCACACGTAAAAGAAAGCTTTTAGAGAAGCAGAAAGCAGGGAAAAAACGTATGAAATCCATAGGTTCTGTGGAAGTACCGCAAGAGGCATTTATGGCTGTATTGAAGTTAGACACTTAA